From Chromohalobacter canadensis, one genomic window encodes:
- the cobA gene encoding uroporphyrinogen-III C-methyltransferase: MPASSHDVTSRSSRPRRLHGHVALVGAGPGDPELLTLKALRLLQEADMVLHDRLVSDEIMALANPEARRLYVGKARSSHSVPQEGINQALVDWARAGHRVVRLKGGDPFIFGRGGEELETLAQAGIAFEVVPGITAASGCAAYAGIPLTHRDHAQSVRFVTGHLKNGGCDLEWPTLARPGQTLVFYMGLGSLATIRHELQAHGMSGDTPLALIEQGTTSRQRVHVGTLEALPEGLLKAIDTGDIRPPTLIVVGDVVSLHGRLDWFEPSSSSTQGWQDGKHPTPLNNASSA; this comes from the coding sequence ATGCCTGCTTCTTCGCATGATGTGACATCGCGTTCGTCGCGTCCCCGACGTCTCCATGGCCACGTGGCACTGGTGGGCGCGGGCCCCGGCGATCCGGAGCTGTTGACGCTCAAGGCGCTGCGCTTGCTGCAGGAAGCCGACATGGTGCTGCATGATCGTCTGGTCAGCGACGAGATCATGGCGTTGGCCAATCCCGAGGCGCGGCGACTGTATGTCGGCAAGGCGCGGTCGTCGCACAGCGTGCCTCAGGAAGGCATCAACCAGGCGCTGGTCGACTGGGCGCGTGCCGGACATCGCGTGGTGCGGCTCAAGGGTGGCGACCCATTCATTTTCGGGCGTGGCGGCGAGGAACTGGAAACCCTGGCCCAGGCGGGCATCGCCTTCGAAGTGGTACCGGGCATCACGGCGGCCAGCGGTTGTGCTGCCTATGCGGGCATTCCCTTGACCCACCGCGATCACGCCCAGTCGGTGCGCTTCGTCACCGGGCATCTCAAGAACGGTGGCTGCGATCTTGAATGGCCGACGCTGGCGCGTCCCGGGCAGACGTTGGTGTTCTACATGGGGCTGGGGTCTCTGGCCACCATTCGTCATGAACTGCAAGCGCATGGCATGTCGGGCGACACGCCATTGGCCTTGATCGAACAGGGCACCACGTCGCGGCAGCGGGTGCACGTGGGCACCTTGGAGGCGCTTCCCGAGGGCCTCCTGAAAGCCATCGACACGGGCGATATTCGTCCGCCGACGCTGATCGTGGTCGGCGATGTGGTCTCCCTACACGGCCGACTTGACTGGTTCGAGCCGAGCTCCTCTTCTACCCAGGGCTGGCAAGACGGCAAGCATCCCACGCCGCTGAACAACGCCTCGAGCGCCTGA
- the serS gene encoding serine--tRNA ligase encodes MLDPKLLRSDPALVAERLARRGFTLDTAHLETLESQRRELQTETERLQNERNTRSKAIGQAKASGEDIQPLLDEVSDLGERLDAAKSRLADVQAQWDEFAAALPNLPHDSVPQGLDEADNVELHRWGTPGTFDFEVRDHVDLGAKFGYLDFEMAAKLTGSRFAVMRGPIARLHRALAQFMLDKQTREHGYEECYVPYIVNDDSLTGTGQLPKFGEDLFKLEGDHDFYLIPTAEVPLTNIAREQIFTPAELPLKLTAHTPCFRSEAGAYGRDTRGMIRQHQFDKVEMVQIVDPATSYDALESMRGHAEAILQALELPYRVVTLCAGDMGFGAAKTYDLEVWLPSQETYREISSISNCEDFQARRMQARMRHPEQKKPQLVHTLNGSGLAVGRCLLAVLENCQQADGSIVIPEALRGHMDGVERINA; translated from the coding sequence ATGCTCGATCCTAAATTGTTGCGCAGCGACCCGGCATTGGTCGCCGAACGACTGGCCCGTCGCGGCTTTACTCTCGACACGGCGCACCTCGAGACGCTGGAATCGCAGCGCCGCGAGCTGCAGACCGAGACCGAACGACTTCAGAACGAGCGCAACACGCGCTCCAAGGCGATCGGCCAGGCCAAGGCATCGGGCGAAGACATCCAGCCACTGCTCGACGAGGTCAGTGACCTGGGCGAACGCCTCGATGCGGCGAAATCGCGCCTTGCCGACGTGCAGGCGCAGTGGGACGAGTTCGCGGCGGCGCTGCCCAATCTGCCCCACGACAGCGTGCCCCAGGGGCTCGATGAAGCTGATAACGTCGAGCTGCATCGTTGGGGAACACCGGGCACCTTCGACTTCGAAGTGCGCGATCATGTCGATCTGGGCGCAAAGTTCGGCTACCTCGACTTCGAGATGGCGGCCAAGCTGACCGGGTCGCGGTTTGCCGTGATGCGTGGCCCCATCGCGCGGCTGCATCGCGCGCTGGCGCAGTTCATGCTCGACAAGCAGACGCGTGAGCACGGTTACGAGGAATGCTACGTCCCCTATATCGTCAATGACGACTCGCTCACCGGTACGGGGCAGTTGCCCAAGTTCGGCGAGGACCTGTTCAAGCTGGAGGGGGATCATGACTTCTACTTGATTCCCACCGCCGAGGTGCCGTTGACCAACATCGCGCGGGAACAGATCTTCACGCCTGCCGAGCTGCCCCTGAAACTGACCGCCCACACGCCGTGCTTCCGCAGTGAGGCGGGGGCCTATGGGCGTGACACGCGCGGCATGATTCGCCAGCATCAGTTCGACAAGGTCGAGATGGTGCAGATCGTCGATCCGGCGACCAGCTATGACGCCCTGGAGTCTATGCGTGGACACGCCGAGGCGATCCTGCAGGCGCTCGAGCTGCCTTACCGCGTCGTCACGCTGTGTGCCGGCGATATGGGCTTCGGTGCGGCCAAGACCTACGATCTCGAGGTCTGGCTGCCGAGTCAGGAGACGTATCGCGAGATTTCCTCGATTTCCAACTGCGAGGACTTCCAGGCACGGCGGATGCAGGCGCGCATGCGGCATCCCGAGCAGAAGAAGCCGCAGCTGGTGCATACGCTCAACGGCTCCGGCCTGGCGGTGGGGCGTTGCCTGCTGGCGGTGCTCGAGAATTGTCAGCAAGCTGATGGCAGCATCGTGATTCCCGAGGCCCTGCGCGGCCACATGGACGGCGTCGAGCGGATCAACGCTTGA
- a CDS encoding FAD-binding and (Fe-S)-binding domain-containing protein, which yields MIAPLDTPERTATPYLRFLDALDQAGFSGEIAPDYANRTVLATDNSIYQRLPQAVLYPRDAEDLACLARLAGREEFQAIVLAPRGGGTGTNGQSLTDGLVVDVSRHMNHILEIDVENRRVRVQAGVVKDQLNAALKPHGLFFAPDLSTSNRATIGGMISTDASGQGSCEYGKTRDHVLALDMLLLGGERLHCQPLDADALDQACTRDDRIGDAHRTAREIAETQGALIEATFPPLNRCLTGYDLAHLYRDNGDFDLNSVLCGAEGTLGFLAEATLNVLPIPKHSTLVNVRYRGFMDALRDAKALMGGDSSSDQPEALPTSIETVDDKVLTLAMEDFVWDGVAEFFPDEGEDIHGINLIEFNDDDPERLAARVEAFCTHLGTDTQVKRLGYTLAEGREAIGRVYAMRKRAVGLLGNAKGEKRPIPFVEDTAVPPEHLADYIAEFRALLDAHGLEYGMFGHVDAGVLHVRPAIDMKDPAQEALIREISDQVTALTQRYHGLLWGEHGKGVRSEYAPRFFGELYPSLQRLKAAFDPHNQLNPGKIATPLAHRSAPDSTTSSGSPEAAEAEPVTWVDPGLLTIDGVTTRGQLDRQIDERVWQHHASAVYCNGNGACYNYDPNDAMCPSWKATRERVHSPKGRASLMREWLRLQDQAGIDVIEESRQKQTEGLWGATKAFPRRLRNTLRKRRGQEDVSHEVYDAMAGCLACKSCAGQCPIKVNVPEFRSQFLELYHNRYLRPPRDYLIGSLEFFVPYLKPVAPAYNALLNTRLAERLLAGPLGMVDTPRLSRASLAKQLQAWGIAEATPTALGLLTERQKTRSVVIVQDAFTSHFEAKLVMDIVELLSRLDIRVFVAPFRANGKPLHVQGFLGAFEKTASAQAKRLKTLADFGVPLVGIDPAMTLAYRQEYVKALGPEAVPEVLLLQEWLLSLGRALPPTGLPAIEDPGYKLLTHCTEKTNAPGATKAWQQVFATFGLDLESVATGCCGMSGTYGHEARNRETSEKIYDLSWRAPVEDDANTGRLLATGYSCRSQAKRLSDAVLPHPLQGLLTALKRTRL from the coding sequence ATGATCGCACCCCTGGACACTCCGGAACGCACCGCCACACCCTATCTGCGCTTTCTCGATGCGCTCGACCAGGCCGGTTTCAGTGGCGAGATCGCCCCGGACTACGCTAACCGCACGGTACTGGCCACCGACAATTCCATCTATCAGCGCTTGCCGCAGGCCGTGCTGTATCCGCGCGACGCCGAGGATCTCGCCTGTCTGGCACGCCTCGCCGGGCGCGAAGAATTTCAAGCCATCGTGCTCGCACCACGCGGCGGGGGCACCGGCACCAACGGGCAGTCACTCACCGATGGCCTGGTGGTCGACGTGTCACGGCACATGAACCACATCCTCGAAATCGACGTGGAGAACCGCCGTGTACGTGTCCAGGCCGGCGTGGTCAAGGATCAGCTCAACGCTGCCCTCAAGCCGCATGGTCTGTTCTTCGCCCCGGACCTGTCGACCTCCAACCGCGCGACCATTGGTGGCATGATCTCCACCGATGCCAGCGGCCAGGGCAGCTGCGAATACGGCAAGACCCGCGATCACGTACTGGCGCTGGACATGCTGCTGCTCGGCGGCGAGCGTCTGCACTGCCAGCCCCTCGACGCCGACGCCCTCGACCAGGCCTGCACACGCGACGACCGCATCGGCGACGCGCACCGCACCGCGCGCGAGATCGCCGAGACCCAGGGCGCGTTGATCGAGGCCACGTTTCCGCCGCTCAACCGCTGCCTGACAGGCTACGACCTGGCGCACCTTTATCGTGACAACGGCGACTTCGATCTCAACAGCGTACTGTGCGGCGCGGAAGGGACACTGGGCTTCCTTGCCGAGGCGACGCTCAACGTGCTGCCCATCCCCAAGCACTCGACGCTGGTCAACGTCCGCTACCGAGGCTTCATGGACGCCCTGCGCGATGCCAAGGCGTTGATGGGCGGTGACTCTTCATCGGATCAGCCGGAGGCGCTTCCCACCTCCATCGAGACGGTCGACGACAAGGTGCTGACGCTGGCCATGGAGGACTTCGTCTGGGACGGCGTAGCCGAGTTCTTCCCCGACGAGGGCGAGGATATCCACGGTATCAACCTGATCGAGTTCAACGACGACGACCCAGAACGCCTGGCGGCACGCGTCGAGGCCTTCTGCACGCACCTCGGCACCGACACCCAAGTCAAACGCCTGGGCTATACCCTAGCCGAAGGCCGCGAGGCGATCGGCCGCGTCTACGCCATGCGCAAGCGCGCAGTGGGCCTGCTCGGCAACGCCAAGGGCGAAAAGCGCCCGATTCCTTTCGTCGAGGATACCGCCGTACCGCCTGAGCATCTGGCCGACTACATCGCCGAGTTCCGCGCCCTGCTCGACGCCCACGGACTGGAATACGGCATGTTCGGCCACGTCGATGCCGGGGTATTGCACGTGCGCCCAGCCATCGACATGAAAGACCCGGCGCAAGAAGCCCTGATCCGCGAGATTTCCGATCAGGTCACCGCCCTGACCCAACGCTATCACGGCCTGTTGTGGGGCGAGCACGGCAAGGGCGTGCGTTCGGAATACGCGCCGCGCTTCTTCGGCGAGCTCTATCCCAGCCTGCAGCGCCTCAAGGCGGCATTCGACCCGCACAATCAGCTCAATCCCGGCAAGATCGCCACGCCGCTTGCCCACCGGTCCGCTCCCGATAGCACCACTAGTTCAGGCTCGCCCGAAGCCGCCGAGGCGGAGCCGGTCACATGGGTCGACCCAGGGCTTTTGACCATCGACGGCGTCACCACGCGCGGCCAGTTGGATCGCCAGATCGACGAGCGCGTCTGGCAACACCATGCCAGCGCGGTCTATTGCAACGGCAACGGCGCCTGCTACAACTACGACCCCAATGACGCCATGTGCCCCTCGTGGAAAGCCACCCGCGAGCGCGTCCACTCGCCCAAGGGGCGCGCCAGTTTGATGCGCGAATGGCTGCGCCTGCAGGACCAAGCCGGCATTGACGTCATCGAAGAATCACGCCAGAAGCAAACTGAAGGCCTCTGGGGCGCCACCAAGGCCTTCCCGCGCCGGCTGCGCAACACCCTGCGCAAGCGACGTGGCCAGGAGGATGTCTCCCACGAAGTGTATGACGCCATGGCCGGCTGCCTGGCATGCAAGTCCTGCGCTGGCCAGTGCCCGATCAAGGTGAATGTCCCCGAGTTTCGATCGCAGTTCCTGGAGCTCTATCACAACCGCTATTTGCGCCCGCCACGCGACTACCTGATCGGCTCGCTGGAATTCTTCGTGCCCTACCTCAAGCCGGTGGCGCCGGCGTATAACGCGTTGCTGAACACACGCCTGGCAGAACGCCTGCTCGCCGGGCCGCTAGGCATGGTCGACACCCCGCGCCTGTCTCGGGCGAGTCTCGCCAAGCAGCTCCAGGCATGGGGCATCGCCGAGGCCACGCCCACTGCGCTGGGCCTGTTGACCGAACGCCAGAAGACGCGCAGCGTGGTCATCGTTCAAGATGCTTTCACCAGCCACTTCGAGGCCAAGCTGGTGATGGATATCGTCGAGCTGCTCTCGCGGCTGGATATACGCGTCTTCGTGGCGCCCTTCCGCGCCAACGGCAAACCGCTACACGTGCAAGGCTTTCTGGGCGCGTTCGAAAAGACCGCCAGCGCCCAGGCGAAGCGTCTCAAGACGCTCGCCGACTTCGGCGTGCCGTTGGTGGGCATCGACCCGGCCATGACGCTCGCCTACCGTCAGGAGTACGTCAAAGCGCTGGGGCCCGAGGCCGTCCCCGAGGTGCTACTGCTCCAGGAGTGGTTGCTGTCCCTGGGGCGCGCCCTGCCGCCCACCGGCCTGCCGGCGATCGAGGATCCTGGCTACAAGTTGCTGACACACTGCACAGAAAAGACCAACGCGCCGGGCGCTACCAAGGCCTGGCAACAGGTTTTCGCGACTTTCGGGCTGGACCTGGAAAGTGTCGCCACCGGATGCTGCGGCATGTCCGGCACCTACGGACACGAAGCCCGTAACCGCGAGACCTCCGAGAAAATCTACGATCTCTCGTGGCGAGCGCCGGTCGAGGACGACGCCAATACCGGGCGCCTGCTGGCCACCGGCTACTCGTGCCGCAGCCAGGCCAAGCGCCTCTCCGATGCCGTGCTGCCACATCCGTTACAGGGCTTGCTGACAGCACTCAAACGCACCCGACTTTGA
- a CDS encoding DUF2905 domain-containing protein: protein MSRSIIFIGLAIVVIGLLWPWLSKLPLGHLPGDIAIKREGFAFYFPITTMILVSVVVSALLWLFNR, encoded by the coding sequence ATGTCCCGATCGATCATTTTCATTGGCCTGGCCATCGTAGTCATCGGCTTGTTGTGGCCTTGGCTTTCCAAGCTGCCGCTCGGGCATCTGCCCGGTGATATCGCCATCAAGCGCGAGGGCTTTGCCTTCTATTTTCCGATCACCACCATGATCTTGGTCAGCGTGGTCGTATCGGCCCTGTTGTGGCTATTCAATCGCTGA
- a CDS encoding cation:proton antiporter produces the protein MEHAAVDLTLIGLLALICQWLAWRLKLPAILPLLLVGIVMGPVTGLLQPDALLGDLLFPLVSLAVAVILFEGSLTLDFGDLRGHGHIVRRLVTWGALVTGIIAIVAARFILGLSWEMASVLGAVLVVTGPTVVLPMLQTLRAREHLSQILRWEGILIDPVGAIGAVLVYEFVALGASNGAATYTLVLFAKTALIGFGLGGLGGYLWGCILRHHWLPQRLHSFGTLMAMLSLFTLSNMLFHESGLLTVTVMGVWLANMRGVPTQQIIEFKETLSLLLISGLFILLAARLTVDQLAQLSWPAWAFLLVLVGVARPLAVWVCTLGTRLNWREKALLAWLSPRGIVAAAVASLFALKLDNLNMPGAEMLVPVTFLVIISTVVVQSLLSRPIALALKVSEPPPTGFLIIGANPVARTIAKALEESGFTVRLTDNSWDAVQEARMAGLPVYYGNPLSEHATQHLELTGIGHLLPLSPYRELNNLAILHFEHVLGHGKVFRLAAGTSKHAHRHQEQALDHLPMVFGEDVTYAQLSSVVYRGGEVRKAKLSANFSIEDYRLAHQNRMLPLFCIGPNGRIRVANDRAPLTPRAGDTLISLIYPDSPEF, from the coding sequence ATGGAGCACGCTGCCGTCGACCTGACATTGATCGGCCTGCTCGCGCTGATCTGCCAATGGCTTGCCTGGCGCCTCAAATTGCCGGCGATCCTACCGCTTTTGCTCGTGGGTATCGTCATGGGCCCCGTGACGGGTCTGCTCCAGCCCGATGCGCTGCTCGGCGATCTGCTGTTTCCGCTCGTCTCGCTGGCAGTGGCGGTGATCTTGTTCGAAGGCAGCCTGACGCTCGACTTTGGCGATCTGCGCGGCCATGGCCACATCGTGCGCCGACTGGTGACCTGGGGCGCGCTGGTCACGGGGATCATCGCCATCGTGGCGGCGCGCTTCATCTTAGGGCTATCGTGGGAGATGGCTAGCGTACTGGGGGCCGTGCTGGTGGTCACCGGGCCCACGGTGGTACTGCCCATGTTGCAGACGTTGCGCGCCCGCGAGCATCTCTCGCAAATCCTGCGGTGGGAAGGCATTCTGATCGACCCGGTGGGGGCCATCGGCGCGGTTCTGGTGTATGAGTTCGTCGCGCTTGGCGCTTCCAACGGCGCCGCCACCTACACCCTGGTACTATTCGCCAAGACGGCCCTGATCGGCTTCGGTCTCGGCGGTCTCGGCGGCTATCTATGGGGCTGTATACTGCGCCACCACTGGTTGCCGCAACGCCTGCACAGCTTCGGCACACTGATGGCCATGCTGTCGCTGTTCACGCTCTCCAACATGCTCTTTCACGAATCCGGGCTGTTGACCGTGACGGTGATGGGCGTGTGGCTAGCCAACATGCGCGGCGTACCCACGCAGCAGATCATCGAGTTCAAGGAAACGCTCTCGCTGCTGTTGATCTCGGGGCTTTTCATCCTGCTCGCCGCACGCTTGACCGTCGATCAGCTCGCGCAACTCTCCTGGCCGGCCTGGGCGTTTCTGCTCGTCCTGGTGGGCGTGGCCCGCCCTCTGGCGGTATGGGTCTGCACCCTGGGGACGCGGCTCAACTGGCGAGAGAAAGCGCTGCTGGCATGGCTCTCGCCGCGCGGCATCGTCGCCGCCGCCGTGGCCTCGCTGTTCGCCCTCAAGCTCGACAACCTGAACATGCCGGGCGCAGAAATGCTGGTACCGGTGACCTTTCTGGTCATCATTAGTACCGTCGTGGTGCAAAGCCTGCTGTCGCGCCCCATTGCGCTAGCATTGAAGGTCAGCGAACCGCCGCCCACCGGCTTTTTGATCATCGGCGCCAACCCGGTGGCCCGCACCATCGCCAAGGCGTTGGAAGAATCCGGTTTTACCGTACGCCTGACCGACAACAGTTGGGACGCCGTGCAGGAAGCGCGCATGGCCGGGCTACCCGTCTACTACGGCAACCCGCTCTCCGAGCATGCCACCCAGCATCTCGAACTGACCGGTATCGGCCACCTGCTGCCGCTGTCGCCCTACCGTGAATTGAACAATCTGGCGATCCTGCATTTCGAGCATGTACTGGGGCACGGCAAAGTCTTTCGCCTTGCGGCGGGCACCAGCAAGCACGCCCACCGCCATCAGGAACAGGCGCTGGATCACCTGCCCATGGTCTTCGGCGAAGACGTGACATATGCCCAGCTCTCGAGCGTGGTCTACCGTGGCGGCGAAGTACGCAAGGCCAAGCTGAGCGCCAACTTCAGCATCGAGGACTATCGCCTGGCGCACCAGAATCGCATGTTGCCCCTGTTCTGTATCGGCCCCAACGGCCGCATACGGGTCGCCAACGACCGGGCGCCGCTCACCCCTCGTGCCGGGGATACCCTGATCAGCTTGATCTATCCTGACTCCCCCGAATTCTGA
- the trpC gene encoding indole-3-glycerol phosphate synthase TrpC, protein MSHEHDTGLPTILAKILARKDDEIRERRARVSEAQLLEQARQQDAPRGFVAALERRIVEGDPAVIAEVKKASPSRGVIREDFQPAQVAKAYAEGGASCLSVLTDGDFFQGHERDLQAAREACALPVIRKDFIVDAYQVSEARAIGADCILLIVAALDDARLKALHQQAHELGMDVLVEIHDAHELERALALDLTLVGINNRDLRTFETSLATTFELLPRIPQHVTVVTESGIHTRDDVEHMREHDVNAFLVGEAFMREADPGSALRRLFF, encoded by the coding sequence ATGAGCCATGAACACGACACCGGCCTGCCGACGATTCTGGCCAAGATTCTGGCGCGCAAGGACGACGAGATTCGTGAGCGTCGCGCCCGCGTCAGCGAAGCACAGCTTTTGGAACAGGCGCGCCAGCAAGACGCGCCGCGAGGCTTCGTCGCTGCGCTCGAGCGGCGCATTGTGGAGGGCGATCCGGCGGTTATCGCCGAGGTCAAGAAGGCCTCGCCCTCCAGGGGTGTGATTCGCGAGGACTTCCAGCCGGCCCAGGTCGCCAAGGCATATGCCGAGGGCGGTGCCAGTTGCCTCTCGGTGTTGACCGATGGCGATTTCTTTCAGGGCCACGAGCGTGACTTGCAGGCGGCGCGCGAGGCCTGCGCACTGCCGGTGATCCGCAAGGACTTCATCGTTGATGCCTATCAGGTCAGCGAGGCACGTGCCATCGGCGCGGACTGCATCCTGCTGATCGTCGCGGCACTCGACGACGCCCGCCTGAAAGCATTGCACCAACAAGCCCATGAGCTGGGGATGGACGTGCTAGTGGAGATCCACGATGCCCATGAGCTGGAGCGTGCGCTGGCGTTGGATTTGACGCTGGTAGGAATCAACAACCGCGATTTGCGCACCTTCGAGACCTCATTGGCGACGACCTTCGAGCTGCTGCCGCGCATTCCACAGCATGTCACGGTCGTCACCGAGTCGGGAATCCACACGCGCGATGATGTCGAGCACATGCGCGAGCATGACGTGAATGCCTTCCTGGTCGGCGAGGCCTTCATGCGCGAGGCGGACCCGGGCAGTGCCTTACGTCGCCTGTTTTTCTAG
- the trpD gene encoding anthranilate phosphoribosyltransferase, protein MQMREAIGAVMRRRHLSFDDTHAVMKAIMTGEASDAQIGGFLIGLSMKGETADEITAAAQVMRELMLPVEVDRTHLVDIVGTGGDGANLFNVSTASSFVVAAAGGRVAKHGNRSVSSSSGSADLFDVAGISLELPPNEVARCIQEVGVGFMFAPRHHQAMRHAIGPRREMGVRTVFNILGPLTNPANTPNQLLGVYDPALLTIMAEALKRLGSDHVLVVNAEDGLDEISLAAPTRVAELQDGEIREYTIAPEDFGIERQSLAPLKVVTAEDSLKLVKAALVGDGPAADIVALNAGAALYAAGVADTLKEGVILAQDAQGSKLPLEKMKELADFTRILAHKDDR, encoded by the coding sequence ATGCAGATGCGAGAAGCCATCGGCGCGGTGATGCGTCGCCGCCACCTGAGCTTCGACGACACCCACGCGGTGATGAAAGCGATCATGACCGGTGAGGCCAGCGATGCCCAGATCGGCGGCTTTCTGATCGGCCTGTCGATGAAGGGCGAGACGGCGGACGAGATCACGGCGGCCGCGCAGGTGATGCGTGAATTGATGCTGCCCGTCGAGGTGGACCGCACGCACCTGGTGGACATCGTCGGCACGGGCGGCGATGGGGCCAACCTGTTCAACGTCTCGACTGCTTCCAGCTTCGTGGTTGCCGCTGCCGGCGGGCGTGTCGCCAAGCACGGCAATCGTAGCGTGTCGTCGTCTTCCGGAAGCGCCGACTTGTTCGACGTGGCGGGTATTTCGCTGGAGCTGCCGCCAAATGAAGTGGCGCGCTGCATTCAGGAAGTCGGGGTCGGCTTTATGTTTGCGCCCCGGCATCACCAGGCCATGCGTCATGCCATCGGCCCGCGTCGCGAAATGGGCGTGCGCACCGTGTTCAACATCCTCGGGCCGCTGACCAATCCTGCCAATACGCCGAATCAGTTATTGGGGGTCTACGATCCCGCGTTGCTGACGATCATGGCGGAAGCCTTGAAGCGACTCGGCAGCGACCATGTGCTGGTCGTCAATGCCGAGGACGGGCTCGACGAGATATCCCTGGCCGCTCCGACGCGCGTGGCCGAGTTGCAGGACGGCGAGATTCGCGAATACACCATCGCGCCGGAGGACTTCGGCATCGAACGCCAGTCGCTGGCGCCGCTGAAAGTAGTGACCGCCGAGGATAGTCTCAAGCTGGTCAAGGCCGCGCTGGTGGGAGACGGCCCGGCGGCGGATATCGTGGCGCTGAATGCGGGGGCCGCGCTTTACGCTGCCGGCGTGGCGGACACGTTGAAAGAGGGCGTGATCCTGGCGCAGGATGCTCAAGGGTCCAAACTGCCGCTGGAGAAGATGAAAGAGCTCGCGGATTTCACGCGTATTCTGGCCCATAAGGACGACCGCTGA
- a CDS encoding anthranilate synthase component II yields MSVLMIDNYDSFTYNVVQYLAELGAEVVTYRNDAITLEEIERLAPSHLVISPGPCTPNEAGISLEAVRHFAGKLPILGICLGHQAIGQVFGGEVVRAPQVMHGKTSRVEHDGRGVFDGLANPLEVTRYHSLVVAEQGLPECLEVSARVVADDVTPGLIMGMRHKTLDIEGVQFHPESIMTRQGHELLANFLKRRA; encoded by the coding sequence ATGTCCGTGCTGATGATCGACAATTACGACAGCTTTACCTACAACGTCGTGCAGTATCTGGCGGAGCTGGGGGCCGAGGTCGTTACCTACCGCAACGACGCTATCACCCTGGAGGAGATCGAACGCCTTGCGCCGAGTCACCTGGTGATCTCGCCGGGGCCGTGCACGCCCAATGAGGCGGGTATTTCGCTCGAGGCCGTGCGCCATTTCGCCGGCAAGTTGCCGATCCTGGGCATCTGTCTGGGACATCAGGCCATTGGCCAGGTCTTCGGCGGCGAGGTGGTGCGGGCACCGCAGGTCATGCATGGCAAGACCTCGCGGGTGGAGCACGATGGTCGTGGCGTGTTCGACGGCTTGGCCAACCCGCTCGAGGTGACGCGCTATCACTCGTTGGTGGTGGCCGAACAGGGGCTGCCGGAGTGTCTCGAGGTCTCGGCACGCGTCGTGGCCGATGATGTCACGCCCGGTCTGATCATGGGCATGCGCCACAAGACGCTGGATATCGAGGGCGTGCAGTTCCATCCCGAATCGATCATGACCCGTCAGGGCCACGAGCTTCTGGCCAACTTTCTGAAACGCCGCGCGTAA
- a CDS encoding DUF2501 domain-containing protein, with translation MDTRFKSFALAGLLGLISIGQAQAFSLDSMKDEAADMMSGDGGGGNGSASLLSTLSSGSFNPGSLTNLTGVISYCQDNGYLGSTADIAKDQVMEQLGVNSEPTDDSDYQQGLSGILQGEDQEFNLTSLGDKVGEKACGMVADQATSFVGG, from the coding sequence ATGGATACACGTTTTAAAAGCTTTGCCCTCGCCGGTTTGCTCGGCCTCATATCTATTGGGCAGGCGCAGGCTTTTTCTCTCGACAGCATGAAAGATGAGGCAGCAGACATGATGTCCGGCGATGGAGGGGGAGGCAATGGAAGCGCCAGCCTGTTGAGCACGCTATCCAGCGGCTCCTTCAATCCCGGAAGCCTTACCAATCTCACGGGCGTAATCAGCTATTGCCAAGATAACGGCTATCTCGGCAGTACTGCCGATATCGCGAAGGACCAGGTCATGGAGCAGTTGGGTGTAAATTCCGAACCCACCGATGACAGCGACTACCAGCAAGGCTTGAGCGGTATCCTTCAGGGCGAGGATCAGGAATTCAATCTGACATCCCTCGGCGACAAGGTCGGCGAGAAAGCCTGCGGGATGGTTGCCGATCAGGCCACGTCTTTTGTTGGAGGCTAA